Genomic segment of Ammospiza nelsoni isolate bAmmNel1 chromosome 2, bAmmNel1.pri, whole genome shotgun sequence:
AATTACTGGGTAGTTGCTGATGGTTTTGTTTGTCTGAAGAGAAATCTGAGAGGGTGACAGCATTGAGTTTTGCTTTTGGGTTGGCTGCGGTGGTTGCTTTTGGGGTTTGCATTTATTCAGGTTGGAATTGCTGCTGGTGCTTCCATTAACTTGTTAAATGGAAGAATAGTTTGTGAAATCGCTTAGATAGTGTTTGTGTCTTGCAGCTGCAGTTGGAACCCTGCCCAATATCAAAGTAATTTGAGGACACCTCCAGGGTGCTGTAGCATGGAAGACAGTGGCTTCAGAGACGGCTATCAGGGCTTAAGGGGGAGAAAAATATTCCCagttatttttctattaaatttaGCACTTCTTGGTTCATCTCTTATTGGCACTTGCACTCTACTGGCCCTGAAGAAGTGACTGGCTCAGTGAGAGACACACACAAATCAAAAGCCACAGTGTGGATGCATCTGAATACCTTTACTGTGGAGGTCATTCACCTTTATAAACAACTCATTCCTCAGTAGGATAAAGAACTACCTCATTGTTTGAGGAGCAATTTAATGGTTTAAATCTGTAGTTCAAATGATGCCATTTCTGTTGGACTGTAAGAAAGTTCTGAATGCTAGCTGCGCCCTGTATCTGTTATGTATCCACACTTACTCATGCACATCCAAGTTTAACAACAAGctaaccccccaaaaccccttgAATGTAATCTCTCTGATAGTGACAGAACTCAAGGCTGCAAGACAGCTAAGTGGTGTGATACTGTCAGGGCTTGGGTTTTGTACTATTTATCCACACCTGACACTTTATTTTGGGTTGCATCATTTCTGTGCCCTCCTGTTGAAGAGCCTGTGAGGTTCTAATCTAAGAATTAAGAATGTCAAAGTCTTAGAATACTTGACCAAGCTTTCAGTTTAACAAATTGCCTTGCTGTGTTGAATAATAGAGTGGATTAAGTCTCCTTAATAGCTTTCCAGGAATTACTTTTCCTCACCTGCAGTAGAGGTACAATTGACTGCTAAAGTTAGATTAAATCCTGTAGCAGCTGTTGAGATTCAGCAGAATTATTAATTAGTTTGCATTTCCTCTGGTAATATCCTTGTTTGatgttatttatttcatttggtTTAAACAATGCTAATGTTTTATGCTCGTCATGATGAAAAAGTTAGGCACAAGATTCTTTCCCATTTCTTGATTATGAACTTGCCCCTATACCCCACATATTGTGTGGATCCAGGGCTTTGATAAAGGTGACATTTTATCCTTCAGTTTTAATTCTAATGAAAAATTTGTCACCTCCTGTACTCTTAAACTTCCATTGCACAGAGTACACTAATCTCAAAATTatgctttttgaaaataaaagtttaaactAAGCAGATATTAAATGGGAAGATTTTTTGGTGAAACAAGTAAATGTGTTCAAGATGAAACATGAGGACTCATGAAGTCTAGGAAGCCAGAGAGTTTCTTTTCAGTCAGCCACTTTGCTAATTGCTGAGTGAATTCTCTACATGGTTGGCATTTAATGATTTGAGAATGAATCGCAATAAACTTTGTCTTTCAGGTTCATCAATACTTGTCAGTCATTAAAGAACGTAGGAGATGCTTTTTTCATCTCTCTTGAGCCAAAATACGTTATTTTCACATAATGTGTCCATATTTTCCAAACCCTGGTTTCATAAAAACTTGTTTTTCTGCCTAGGTTATCATGATGATTGTATTAAATAGCTCCTCTTACTAGTTTGCAGGCTGAAGTCATCGGTCAGCTTTCTCACTCGACCGGATCGACCAAATATTGCTTATCAGAAACTAAAAGGAAGAAATCCAGGGGTTATTTTCCTTCCAGGCTTCAATTCAAATATGAACGGTCAGAAAGCAACTGCCCTTGAAGATTTCTGCAAATCGTTAGGTCATGCCTTCATCAGGTACATAGAGGAATATCTATGAAAATTAAACTAGTCTCATGAGTTGTGGGAAGGCTTATAGCATAGATACATAAACTTTGGCATTTGGATTGGTGTGCTCCCTGTGCTAAGGGAGCTCATATACAAGACAAgaattctttctcctgtttccAAATGTAGGATTTCTGTCAGTACAGAGACTGAGATAAATCAGGAGAATGTATTCTGAAAGTAACTCAGAAAATTCTCTAATTTTCTGTAGTATAACCAGTGCTACCTGTTACAATCAGGCTGTAGGCctaaaagtttaaaattaagGACCTGGAGTTCTGGTTTTTTAAGTTACCACTATAAGCACTCTCCTTTTGTGCCAAGTCCGATTAAGCTACCCTGTGTCTTCTGTGGGTTTAGAAGAACATGCCCCTGCTTGGTGATGCTGTCCTTTGATAGACGAGGTTGAATGCTGTCTGTCTGAATGTGTCATAAGTCTTCATGTTTGGGTTCAGTGTTTGAAAGAGTTTGTACATTTTAAAAGTACCTTTAAAATTCAAGtgtctgaggggtttttttgtctgtaaGGGAAATTTTTTGCCTATTCTTGTAAATTATGATGCTCTATCAAATGATAGAGAATGCTGCATTGCATAACTTAATTGTGTTTGTTGTATTTAGACTGGCTTTGTGTGATTTCTGGTCCTAGTGATAAACAGGACAAAGTAAGAAAATACTCACTGTGGTATCTTGTTCCCTGCCAATTTGATTATACAGTAGTATTTATTTAGTGTCTGTATTGCTGGACACAGTCATAGACAGTACTATGACTTTCCTGTTGATggttatttttcagatttgaCTATACAGGATGTGGAAGTTCAGATGGTAAATTTGAAGAGTGTACAATTGGGAAGTGGAGAAAAGATGTTCTGTCTATACTGGATGAACTTACAGATGGACCACaggttatattttatttttaaatatagaatGCTGTTTTTCCCTCAGGGTAGAATCTTCATCAAAAATATGCCATAATAGCTCTGGTCAGCAGTAGCTTTTGCTGAACAGCTGACACCTGCTCACTTCCAAGCTGAATCATTTGAGCAGTCACATTCATAGGAGCTCTTTTGCAGGCAGGTAGGTCATGAAATCATGGAAGCATGCATTGGCAGGACCTCCTGGAGGCTGTTTATTAGAATCTCCTGCTCAGAGTGGGTCTGTTGTCCCAGAGAGTCTGAGAAAGCCTCATGGTGGAGGTGCCACCTGACAGGAGACAAGGAATTGTTTCTGTGCAGTGTGGCCCTGTTAATGAAAAAGTGTGTTACTGTCCCCTGCTGATGCATTCATTAAAGGATTTGCAGGAAGATTACAAGATGCTCCATATGAtcaaataactttaaaaaacaggcaggagaagcagcatttGATTTCTTCAGTTACTTTAGAAATTGCTGTGAGAAACTTGGAATCTCCTACAACCTAGAAATACCTAATACTGTGTTTAAAACAATTTTGTATTATGAATTGCTTTTGTTTAGTTCTTTCACTGCACTGAGTCTTTACCATGGTGCATTTATCTTGAGAAGGAAACATAAAAGTATGCATATGATACTGAATTGTTTCAACTCTCATTTTGTTTACAGTGTTTCAGTCTCAGACAGCAATAACCAGCCATGACAAACAGAATAATAAATACCAGATCTTGTGGTGCTTACTCAGGCAAAATTTCCATTGGAGGTGACAGCAGTTCTGCCTGGGTAAGGACAGCAGGATTATGCCCAAGGTTTATATAGTTAAACCAAGTGAAAACAGGTATTTtgtgcaagaagaaaaaaatctattagcCATTTCCTGTAAAACactatattttcttctctttttttacttttgttttccagattcTGGTGGGCTCCAGCATGGGTGGATGGCTGATGCTTCATGCTGCAATAGCACGTCCAGATAAAGTAGCTGCTCTGGTTGGAGTTGCTGTAGCAGCAGATCACGTTGTAACAACTTTTAAGAGGCTTCCTATTGAGGTAAATGTTGATGGTTGACTTTTGTGCAGTCTAAAAATCTTAGCAAGAATTTAAGAAATGATGTTATTTAAACTGTACTTTTCCTGCAAATTTTAGGGTAAGTTTTCTGTGTTTGATCAATCTAAGCTTACAGTATGAGACTAGTGTGAGCACTAACCAGAGTGTACTTATATTACTGTGGTTTAGAGGATGTGAAGTCAGATCCCTACTGTTTGCAGTTCATTAGATTTCAGTTTTGAATATCTTATATTTGCATTGGAATTGGATCCTTGTGCTTGGAAGGATGGAGAAGTAGCCATTAAAGTTGAGGTAGTTGAGGTTTCACTGGATGAGATGCATATGACACAGAGTGTGCATAGAAAGGTAATTCTTCAGATTAGTGTGTTTGTAAAGACTGTGAGATTTAGATAGTAGGAACTGCCCTTTTGAGATTCTTCCTTGATGGTAATAATATCTAGTCTTCAGAAAGTGTGTGCCttagaataaagaaaatattttcccaatttatttgggttttttctaagGTACTTTGTAGTGTCAGTATTACTACTTAGGATTCAGAATCTGAAAATACATAAGAATCTGGAAATGGAGTATTTAGAGACACCTACTGTGGCAAAGACTGAAAAGACTGATCACTGGACAATGTATTTTCCCTAGGATTTCCCCTTGTTTGTGGATCAGTGAACTGATTGAAGCCAAGGGGATTTACTGTTCATGGTGGcaatacatatttttcttttctgatagAGCCTGGCTAAGAAACTTAACTTCATTGGTGAATTTTAACTAGATTAATTTGCAGGACAAGTTTGGAGAGGAGATTTTGTGACATGGTAGGGGATTTGTCCTCTCAGATGCTGTGAGGAGAACAGGAATACACCCATGATAATAAAAATCAACAAGGTGAAATTTTATGCTTGGGGGAGTCTTACTGCTTTTAGAACAGAAATAAGATGAGGTACTCTTAAGCACTCCTAACATGTGTTTTGTCCATTCTTTGCTCTCTTTTTATATAGGcacaaaaagaaatagaagaaaagggtGAATGGAAGTatcaaacaaagcaaaatgaagaAGGCTATTACTCCTTGACCTATGACTTTatcagagaagcagaaaatcaCTGCGTGCTGAATAGTCCTATTCCTGTGACATGTCCCATACGCCTTATTCACGGCATGAAGGATGGGGATGTCCCTTGGGAGATCTCTATGCAAGTTGCTGACCGTGTTTTGAGCAAGGACGTGGATGTTATCCTCCGCAAAATCGGCCAGCATCGGATGAGTGACAAGGAGGATACAAAGCTCCTTGTGAATACTGTTGATGATCTAATTGACAAGCTGTCAACAGTAGCATAAGCTGAAGAGTAGCATTAGTGCATGAACTCTACACCTGACTCTTTTCCTTGAATAACAGAAGCCTTGTTCTTACCCAGACGGTGGCAAGCTTGTGACTGTCACAGTAGGAACTGAGCTTTATCTGCTGTTTCCTTACCTCTGTTTCATAAATACAGGAATTGTATTATTGCTGCATTTGCACACAGCCCAAAGTGTGAAGGGGTGCTGCTATTGTGTTCAGAACCTCTCCTTCACCATTTTAcccattttttttcacaaatttcCTATAATTTTGTACTGACATGTTGATTACTTTTTGTTGCTATTGGCCTGTACAGTAACTTTATTTTCACATCTTTGACACCTCTTACTGTCTTTCCACTGTAACATCATTGTATCTTATGTCTAAACCATCTGTGCAAGGCAAACTACAACTTGAGTGTTTACTGAAGTTAGTTATTAGAATAGTTAGTACCGTGAAACACAATAAACAGATTTCAGATAAATAGttattttgttctgaaatgctGTTAAAAAGTGGAAAGCACACCCTGATGGTGTACTTGTGGTACTGCATAGGGAAGAATTTGACTTCGAAGAAAGCAGGGCCTCAAAGCCTTAAGAGCTCTTTATCTGTGCTTGTCAGGAGGGTGTCTGTGatcttctccaggctgccaTTTGTCGTTCATTTGTGGGCCTACTGTTAAGGAAACAATAAATAATCTTGATGTAAACTGAAACTGGATCAATAAGATGACTTTAATAGTAACTTCATAGTAGGGAGTACAGTGCCACAGAGCACCATTGCCTCTTTCCCACGACTTGAGAGAGGATTGCTGGGCACAGTGTCTTCTTCAGCTGCATGAGTCCAACCCTGAGAAGCTGTAAATGGAACTTGATAGTTGAATAAGTCTTAAAATGTAAATCCATAGAATTTATTAGGAAATTGATTTAATTGCAAATATGACTGTTACCTGGGTTTTGTACAGAAATACAGTACCATTCGTACACTTGAGAGAGAGGCTGGAAATAGTTCAGGCTGGCCTTAATGTGTAACATCAGTCAAAAGCATATAATTCTTTCTGGGTTTATTATTTGAAGTAGTAAATGGCATCACTATTATTACCTTAAAAGACTAGAGCTGCTAGGGGTAAGGTATTTCTAGAGAGTTTGTCATTTCCAGTTTTAGCTATGTCAGTAGAAGTATGCTGAACAGGGCTTTGCTGAGGCAATgggttttaatttaaaaaaaccaccacaaacaAATACTAAAGctaaaaagaaaccaaaaacacagcaacaacaaaaccaaaattttggATGAGTTCCTGTGAACTACAGTTCTGTTTAGGCTTGCAAAAACAAGCAGTGAtggaaaaaatctgaatttggTATAAGAGTAAAAAAAAGATGGCTCTTGTTTAGATACAAATTTTCTACTTCAAATGTACCAATTCCCTAACTTAGTGAATgatttggtttggaagggaccttaaacatcatctggttccaaccaccatcccatgggcagggatatattccactagaccaggttgctcagagccccatccaacctggccttgaacacttccagagactGGGCATCCACAACTCCTACGAacaacttgttccagtgcctcacagtaaagaatttttcccTAATTATCTGATCTAAACCTAGTCTCTAAGTTTGAACCCATTCttccccttgttctgtcacaaCATGCTCTTATAAATAGTCTCTATCCAGCTCAGGATGATCTAGATTGGGATAATTGCTTGAGGAAATTAGAACATTTCATGAAATCTTGTTCCCAAATATTTCTGGCATAGACTGTTCCTCTGTTTGTATCACTATGCAATTCACTTTAGCTTTGAAACCTCTGAAATATGTTTGTAACTTTTGAGAAAGTTAATGCAAATGGCATTCCTGGAGTTGGAGCTGTGTTCATGTTTATATACTGTTAAGCAGTTGTCATCTTTGTATGTGTTTGTATGACTTGCATCTGATAATACCTAAAAAACAGATTTTGCGGGTTTTAAAGATGCAGtcaaatcaaaattattttaaaactttgtgCCCTAAGCCATGATACGTTTTTAAATCCAGTTTTTTCGCATCTTGGATTAGTTTGGCTCATAATGGAAGAAGAGGCTGAAACAAGTGGACTGCAATAATTccaaagtaattaattttaattaatgccAAGAGTTACCAGTTGTAATAGATATGCTTTTTCTTCACATATATTAAAGTTAATTCAGTGACTGAAAagttttgagctttttttttaatagggaaTTATACCTGTAAATACTCAATTTAATACTTCAGACAAGGTAAAGGCTTTGTGTGCCTGCACAAACTGTAGCTGTGTATTTGTCTTGAAAGAGTTGCATTGTATTCATGTTTCAGCCTTTATTATATAATTGATATTTTACAGGTAAGATGTCTGTGGCAATGCCTTAGAGCAAGATAGGTGAAAGCAAATGTGAAGTGGAGCAGTTGTATAAAGAGTTTTCAGGagggcttttttccttgtctgCTGTTGGTGTTTTGTGTTGTTGCCCCCTCCATTATTTTCCTGTAATAACATGAGGTGGGAGAATTCAGTGTAACAGTGGTTGCTGAAACCACAGCATTACTGAAAAGTCCcgttttccttctctgctggcTAAATGGAGATCAGTGGTAGCATTTACAGTACAGGTACACCCAAAGTTTGTTACATATAGTCTAAATGCAAAGGCAGAGATTGTACTTTTTTCATAAAGACAATATTCCAGGTAGTGTTTTGAAATTCAGGGAATGCTAGTGTCCTTCTCTCTGTGctcactttttgttttttaaatgaggTTTGCTTAAATATGAAGAGGTAGACCTTATGCAGACAGACCTTTTTCTCTGACTTTGGTGTAGTAATTCCTTTGATATTTATCTTTGCAAACATAAGCATTTTCCCTGTGTTCATGCTGGGAATTACCATAGTTTTGACTGTTGGTAACTTTGCATGTTCAGGTGCCTGAAAGAAGGGATAATGATAACTAGGGAGATTTACATCCTACCTCTGAGCAGCTGTTCACCTACCAGAAGTTTTGACAATCTCAAATAATGTGGCATTCACATATTACTGTGTCATTCCAGATTGGTACTGTTTTGTCTTCTGCATTAATGCCTGGGGCatggcttttttctttgttagaTGCCTACATAGTAATTATTTTCAGTATTAATCATGCTTTAAAAACTAGTATTTCATTCCTCTGTAGAGATACTGTATTAAAATAGGATGTTACACACTTGGAAAGCTCTGCATgatgcagattttaaaaataatttgtaattaattatgttctgttttgggattttttttttaacagactGCTTATTTGTTGACAAATGCAAAGCATTTTGTGAACATACAATGTACAATAAGTTTTATTCACATGAAATATTCCGTTTCTAAAGCTAACTCAACTTGTTTCCTAATAAACAAGTGCTCTTATTTTGCTTAGATTGAGCTGTACTTCCACGGTTTTAGATACATGTATTTTTTATCTTGTTAAATATTCTACTTGTTTTGTCTCTcctcttgtttggttttgtattACACACCATCTGATTTgagctttttggttttggggggttttttaaCTTAATTGGTGTTAAGTGTTTCATGTAGTTTCAGTTTAGCTAAGCTGTTTTCTCTTGCTTCAAccctaaatttaaaaaagacaGTGTTCACAACAAAAGCCTGGCTGGATAGGCCTTAGAAGAACCACCtcctgctgttttatttttatgttaattTTGGTTATGTGCTCTCTTGGACATGCTGTTACTCAATGGGGCTAAAAGATTTATGGTACCATACTTTTCATACCAAATTAAAATGTGCTTAGAGAGGAACATTGAACTGGTAACTTGTCTGCAGCTGCTCAACTATCTTCAGTGTTCCAGTCATGATGCAATACAGAGTTGTAACATTTTCTGAACTGGTGCTGTGGTCAGAGTTTCTACATTAGGTTTGTGCTTGTAATTTCTtctctggcaggaaaaaaacccaaacaaatggGAGGGAAAATCATGTCCTGGGGAATAATGAGATTTGAACTTGTTTTCTAAGCTACTCAGTTGTGCTGTTACAAAGAGACCTACCTTACCCTTTcacatttttttggttt
This window contains:
- the ABHD10 gene encoding palmitoyl-protein thioesterase ABHD10, mitochondrial; this encodes MNGQKATALEDFCKSLGHAFIRFDYTGCGSSDGKFEECTIGKWRKDVLSILDELTDGPQILVGSSMGGWLMLHAAIARPDKVAALVGVAVAADHVVTTFKRLPIEAQKEIEEKGEWKYQTKQNEEGYYSLTYDFIREAENHCVLNSPIPVTCPIRLIHGMKDGDVPWEISMQVADRVLSKDVDVILRKIGQHRMSDKEDTKLLVNTVDDLIDKLSTVA